TTTGATTAGGGTGTGAgatgtatttaaaaatgttgttacCCGAACAAAGGTTTTATATTGCTGTCTTTATTCGTGTTTAATTACTCAGGAAACATATGAAAATTCTTAATTTTGCCAATGTTACTGAAGTAACTGATATGTGTATTCATTATTCATATTCAATGATTTCATGTTACTCAACACGCCAAAGTGttaataaatttataatttcagaTCTGTCACAAAGAGTAGACTCAGTAAAGGAAGAAAATTTGAAGCTCCGTTCAGAAAACCAAGTCTTGGGCCAGTATATTGAGAACTTAATGTCTGCATCATCAGTTTTCCAGTCAACTACACCAAATATTGTgaagaagtaaaaaaaacaacaaacatgaCCTAAAATAAGGGCTAATTAGTAAACTTAATATTGTCACACTATGGTAAATACAGCATGGTGGTAAATACACCTTGAATTTGTGGCTTAAAGTCACAGGCATAACAACCATTGAAATTGTACTCAAAACTACAAATATTTAAGAGTTTGTTGCTGAAAAgctttagggtgcgtccacatctggcgaatgcgccgcgaatgcgcagcacgcgagccgatcgcgagctgtccgcgagctgcgcgcgtgcatttttgttcgtgcgccgcttctgcgccgcccgcgcgcagctcgcgcgcgacctaagcgccgcacgcgagcggcgcgcaggcggcgcgcgacgtctgccatcttcgatagtactgagccaatatacggaactgttagggcgagaactgattgcgcgcagatcgcgcgccgctcgcgcgctctatacgagccttgcgtgagttgcgctaaagaggcgcaccgaactattgcagtgactgcacgcgcgcagctcgcggactgctcgcgatcggctcgcgtgctgcgcattcgcggcgcattcgcggcgcattcgccagatgtggacgcacccttagaaaaACAGATGTATTCACTGTACCTGTAACATACCTAAAACATCCTGGACTTTATCTTTAATAATCTTTTTACCTTTGGGACTTCATTTAATGCTGTGATATAAGTCTATATTTTAATTGCTCTCTTCATGAGAAACTCAGAAAAAGACTGGTAGAGAAtctcaaagttaaataaaatacctcccATCAATAAAGGGCTTCTCATTGAGATTAAAGAATAATAGCTGGTTGCCTCTGACTTTGGGCtgcaaaacaaaaaagtatgtaAAGCCCATTTTACATTGAAGAGAAAAACGCTCAGTTTACAATTACAATTTATAAAATGctacataaacaattttatcaatACATATTCTGTACCATCAATGCAAACtgggtgtaattaataataagtATATGAACAAGTTCTTAATCTTGTTCCAAAATGCACTGCCTATAAGTATAAGCAAAGAGTTTGTGGTGTAAAGAGGCTTAGCTTCAAAAGCTGCTgtctatataaaatattaatgtcacTCTGTCAGTCTGTTTGTTGTCCTTTCGCAATGTTGGATATGGCATTGTGATTCTTAAAAACTTGCAGAAGGATAAACTTTCTTGCATACATGTGTCTACAAATGAACTCAAATGAAATTGCTTgtgcaatataaaaaaaaatcttcacacTATACCTACTCTGTGTGTAATATGTAATACCTATCTTACATTAAATAGTTATAAGGTTTCAAAACATGCTAACACACTTATTGCCTTCatatattacatatttataaagttaaataaaatgcattttgtaTACTTCACCTCACAGCTGCACACattccaattttttatttaaaaattgagAAATAATTCTCAGCAGGCTCTCTGTAATGCAACTATGTAAtaaattctaatattttaaattaattattttaattttaagcttATGATTATGAgtattataatttctatttacaattctgctgttttatttttaatataaaggtAAAATGCTACAATTGAAAGTACCCTTTCATTATAATTGTGCAATCAACATTATAATAGAATTATCAAGGTCCATAGAATATtgataataggtacctaaattttCCGAGTACCTAAGTTCAAATGTTTCACTAATAAATTAGTGCCTTCATCATGGTCACTTCTTTTGCTAGACATGCATCGCTTCCTGGTTTTTTGCACGACCTGCCATTTAATGCAATGCTTAGAGAGGAATATTAAATTGTAGAATGCAATGATTAATactaatcaaaaaatataagaattcCTAGTACCTAATACgtatataatgtaggtatttatttcctAATCCATATAGATAAACCTAAATCTAATAATTTAAGCTAAACAAAGATGTATCATACAATCACGCCATTTGACTAGTCTAGTCGCCTGATTTTTGGGAAATATGCGTCATTGCGCGTCAGACCGTAAAAAAATTGGCGAAGATTAACCGTGTGAAAATTATTATGAGTTGGCTGAGCCAGCATCGTTAGCACACATGCATCCTGCATGCGAGACGGCACGGAACACCGCTGCGGTCGCGTGAATCATGCGTGACAACAACGTGACGTAGTGAGTAATGCCGTGTTTTGCTCGGCAACTGGTTTCttggtaatttaattttattgggaAAAGTTTTTAGTACTACTGAATTTGAAATAGAACGAAGAGAAAATTGGTATCTACCTATACTATGCCAATATTGTAAGGCGTATAGCGTTTCGTTTGTTTGCCTGAACGCGCCTGTCTCGGGAACTTCTTAAGTATTGgccgattagaaaaattattcAATGTTAGATAGAACATGAAGAAGGTAATAGGCTACTATTTATCCAGGTGCGCCAAGTAGTTCACGCAGGATGTGCTCGAAACCAGCGTTACAGCTAgtaaagtaatacaaacataatgAGAATCGTAAGAGTACTTTACGATTAGgggctgaaaaaataaataatccagCTGGCcctattttccatacaaaataaaactataggTTTATTGTGGTTATCCAATCCAAATGTTCCCAAGTCAACATTTTACCCATGAGATTTTGTGCCATTGGGAAAATTTTATTCAGCGCATGGTATTACTGATTTTGCTATCCTTGTCTCTTTCATGCTATTCAGGGTATTGATTATCTCTCCATCTCATTCTGGGTTGCAAGTAAAagaaaatttatgaaaaaacgACAGTCGTTCATTGACAGTTCCCGAGTGAGTACTTGTGTTTTGTGAAGAAAAATTACGTTGAATTAATACATTTCGAAATGCCGAAAAAACTGAAAGTAGTCGTGAAATCTCTGTACTCTCACGAGATCCGTAAAGATGTTAGCTTGGAGAATTTAAAGTCACTCAAGTTGGAGGATGCTTGGCCATTTATCAGAGATGAAATTGAGATCGAAATTGGTAGCAGCCAGTTGGTGTGTATTCCTCATATTACCGAAGCGGATTTGTATAAAGTAACATCTCTGTTCGTTCCAAATGAAAAGGCAACAAACGGTAAAATGTTCACACCACTCGGCGAGCTGGTGAAGAATGTAAATAAAGAGAAATCAAACCCTGAATACGTGCAGTGGCTGGAGGAAGGTGACTTTCAAGAGGCTGACTTCAAATTCCCACATGAAAGCGTGAAggttggtaaaataaaatatttgagcttctttcttatttttttttaaattatggcGCAGTTTGGTATCCACGAAGTATGTAACATATGTGTGGATAAGGATTCGACCTTGTCATGTcctggttaaataaaaaaaccgcGGAGTTAGTATGTTTGGCGAATGATATTATTGACGCTACatacaaattgaaaatattactatatttaatttcatttcaatattagtGTGacaagattttcagaaaacaTTGCACAATAAGCCCAATTTCTTCACAATACTAAATTTATCTCTGCTTCCAGTACATTGTCATGCTAATTTGTAAACTAATGGTACTTTAACAATAGCAATTGATTCTCAGGAGACTGTCATGCAAGCGATGAAACATAGCTACACTATACCTTTGAATAATTCAGCATTTGTACCTAATGTCTGccatgcatattttatttagtttaattactAAGGTCACCCTTTGTacctgcatttttttttttaccgacgtcaaaaattcatcaaatgacccctcccgctgtgggttagcagcggtgagggagtgtcagactcttactgactaaaaaccgtcatgttccgtcataggccttttatgtaccagggcggcggtatctctttcgaacaacccgcagcccttgTACCTGCAtttgtttctatttataatAGGAGTTTTTTAATTTGCACTGTAGCACTAATTGGGCATAATTATCTTTTTCTATGGACTCACCTGCACTATGAGGTTCCTGTTTTATACAACTACAAAAAGCAATATTAGTTTGCTGGTaatcagcctagccttttcctaacttttGGGGTTGCCTTCttactggatgtagctgagagccagtgctttacatggaaactttttcaagtagaaaataaaatgttattgatatCCATTGCAAATGCAAATCTACATGTATAATATAGCTATCAAGTACAGCGTTTAAGATTATTGTTAGAGTAAAAGCCGGTTTTGTTAATGGTTATTACTGGATTTCACAACACCACTTGCATTTAGTTTTGCTTGTGTTACTACTCAACTGCTCcatataacatttaaataagtttCTTTCGGTTTGAAATTCATCCTGGGGTTTCTGTCTATCTCAATATCAAAGTTGTTCTTAATTATTTCAGTCGAACATGTAACAAACTTGCATTGGATTGATAGTGTTAACCCTTTGTATGCTAGAGCTCAGATATACatgagacacaattgattttctattgttttaataaGTGGCATACAAGCAGTTAATACGATTAGGCTAGGCTTTTAACTTGAATAGTATCCTTGACATTGAGACTCAAACACAATGAGTCTTTAAGCCAAATACCTAAACATTCTAATGTTCCACCATCTATGATTAGTCATTCCATAAACTGGCAGGAATGAGGCCATAATTTATCACATGTCAAACACATGTTAGTTAAGGAAAaccttttttaaattgaataataataatttatggatCTATTTATATCTGATGAgcttaatatattttaacaaaacaggaAAATCGAATGAGTGCCTGTATTCTAAAATCTGAAGTAAAGGTTTGTCTTATCTCTTGTACATTTTTGGCAGTAGCCCAGGGTCAGCTTTCTCCCATAGACAATGAATTTGATTGAATTAATTGAATGTTTCAGTAAGCTTAGATTCTTGagcatttttaaaataagattCTGTAAAATAATAGAGTTCTGTTCTATGCATTTAGTTGCCAAGTAGCATCATCCTTTTACCAAGCTGAAAATGTTGTATGATTTCATCCTTTAACTCattaaaaggacaatgccagggtctgggctcaaagtttgcccagcagtgggagtagttccagctggttccatagtgcactctgaacacgaaatccaaatatttttgaaatcggtcccagaggtcccgaaaaaaaccggttcaaatgttctccatagatagtcactaaACAAAGCCTGAGctatttgcccagtagtgaaagtggtcgaaatgggttctttacttcactgttaatacgaaatccaaatattttggaaatcggtcccagaggtcccgagaaaaactagttctaatgtcaaactcgaacagtcactttataaagcccaagccatttgcccagtagtgggaatggttagaataggttctttacttcactgttaatacgaaatccaaatattttagaaatcggttccagaggtcccgagaaaaaccgattctaatgttcaacttgaacagtcactttaaaaagcccaagccatttacccagtagtgggaatggttaaaataggttctttacttcaatcttgagacggaatccaaatatttttgtaatcggtcccagaggtcccgagaaaaaccggttctaatgttagccagccattgttagcaagccattttaagcagccacaaacccaACAACcacttttcttgaaataacattcagatagttaatGGTTTCACTGTTAGCAGGATAAAAAAACAGCAATAGACGTTttaaggtaattgttgtttctcttgcttttcagtctctatctaccacaatcagtcctaagttcgagtagcgtcatgcaattaatatccgtaatggcaatggaaaaatcttatcaagacgaataaaataagctcgaacacgaggaagtaaatagttaccgttgaggagttccctcgtctcactgtcgtctccatcgtcaggtcaggtcttaacctccacagttttgtggtgtcggagacatatacccgaataacaagtttttattcgatatgtgcttacattTTCCGAGAGTTcgctattgttttaaggtttctatcaccagaccctggaccgaataacaaaggaaccatttggaaagtaaatcctttcaaacaataaaatgattatttaaatcggttcgtaaacgacggagttatgcacgtacttacgtaaaaaagaatacatgaactgagaaactcctccattttttgaagtcggcaaaaaaaaaagtctcgttcaatacctcgtatttgtcgattaatattataatgcatttcaattgaggttataaaagtggaatagttaagagttcataagcatatttttcgtaatatggaataagagtcaaaccagttttcctcaggactcctgggatagatttcgaaatattttggtctgggacctatggaacataatacactatgcagttactgtgggcaactcttgagcccaacttccatacaaacaatagcattgtcctttagtcAAAGTTTATTGagacaaaagtaaataattagatATTTCAGAAAAGAGTCAAGAACCTTTTTGCTCTGGCTTCAATGTAATTGGATTAATAACTTTCAACTGTAGCTACCTCATAAGTCATATATAGTCATGGCACCTATTTGAAGAAGCATTATAAGTCCTTAAGCACCTAGGCACTTCCCTAAAGTAAAGATGTTATTGATAGAATTGTTGACTGTTTGGGGAATTACTTTTATCAGTATAGGTAGTCTGATCAGTTTCTTATCATTTGCGTAGATTTATAGAATTGATAGAACAAGTAACTACTTGTAGCATTGACTAattcctggggcccgattctcctaattttacttaagcaacatacgattcacgttcgactcgattcgactgatatccaatcccgactcgattacgattgaaacgtatgtggcattccgctattttttctttgaaataaacgtttttatccttttctgtcattcaataatgaatcattttgtctgcaaatgatttacgattgcaaaatgattgtacagcaaactactgtattgaccaaaatcaccaaaatagcagaccaatcgcacttaatcaaatgtcaatcgaatacgattggtcttttattagtagcagaatgcctgatatggttaaaactgctactgcgatcatattgcgattcgatttctattcgattttgacattattaacttaggagaatcgggccccagctgtGTCACATGCTTTTTTTTGACCTTCTCTTTTAAGCTGTACTTACATGGCTAGTAACATACCTAGATAGTGCATTGACTCTTTCTTATTCAGAGAACTAAAAGCAATTCAAGGAATCCACTTTAATTCAACTTACAGGGTCTTCTATGCAAAACGACATAACAATGTTCAATCTTCAACGTCATAGAGGCGTAAAATGACGTAAATTACTTTCATATTGGATTTAACGCTCTCTTTAACTTTGATTAGCTTTTCGTCACTTAATACTGTTTATGGCTTCTGATCAAAGCCATTCATAGCTATTAAAGTGGTTTCTTCATGCCTAGGTACTATATTTTAACAGCACTATTATTTGGAAGGCTGATGAGGTAACTATCTGGTGATATCTAGGACGATAGCCATATATTTCATGTAGATTTTTTGGTACACATGGCTAAATTAAAAGCATTGTACAGTTACATCGCCAcgcaaatgtttaaaaataaaatcttttgtttaTATTCGAATCATATTACAACAGGAACCTTTTCCTCATCAGCTACAGCGAAACGTGACTTTGATTTGTGCCAAGTGTAAACTCAATTAGTAGTTTATGTGCCGTTTTCGGGCCGTAATAAAGAGCAAAGAGATTTTCAAACACACGATCCTTCGATGGATGATATAAAGACTAAATTCGGAAATATAACATATGTGGTGATAAAAGAGTCTTGATTGCCGAACTTTTTGAATCCCAAGCTATTACGTCCAGAAATGTGGGTTAACGACTTAAAGGACAGCGAACAAAAAGAGACCTCAGAACAAAACCtgtctgcgggttgttcgaaagagataccgcggccctggtacataaaaggcctatgacggaacacgacggtttttagtcagtaagagtctgacactccctcaccgctgctgacccacagcgggaggggtcatttgatgatttttgacgtcgttaaacaaaaaaaaagaacaaaacctGTTACTATAGGGCAAGGCtttaaaccagtggttcttaacctttttgacatgagggaccactttaactaaattttgtcttgccggggaccacctcatcggtttacctaaattagcactcatttctttattacttatcaaaaaaaaaaactgaatttttgggtcagttctactcaaagctaaacgcatgtcggcagttgtgtaggtaagcaaatgcaaataaagaaaaagttgcctatgtagtttccaaatgcgcgagcgaagcgagcgcgaaattttaattattttttaagactcaaaaccaaaattacgtaaaatgtagcccaaacatacattttcatgaatgaggggactaggtacgacacacccgatatacgtccatgcgaaaacccccgctcgcaattataagtcgtttaaaattaagttagataacgtatagcaacgtcgcgaagctaagcttcgcggaccacttggaatgcctccagggaccaccagtggtccgcggaccaccggttaagaaccactgctttaaACAAAGAAAGAAACTCACTGTATTGTATAATCAATACTGTCCTTTCCTCACGAAGTTCATCGCGTAATccagaaaaaaaatctgtattgaATAAGTACTAAACCACTAAGTACCTTCTATATAACGTCTAAATATTTACGATGATGGCCAACGATTTGTTTATGCATCCTTATTTCGAATGGTTAATATGCAGTTTCCTTTAAATCTGGCGAGCATTAATAATGTACGTGAAAACTGCTTGTTGGAAAACGGTGCCGAAGGCTTGTTTGAAAAGTCTGACCTTGTTTTTATCAGAATTATGACTTCCAAATCGATTAAGCTTTTTGGGACTCAAAGCCCAAGGCCTTGTCTCCCAAAAGAGTTACATCTCGGCAATTTTTGACGTATTTCTGGCATAGTTCTCTTGAATCTTAGTTTTACTACATTAATGAAGTCACGTAATTTAACCAAGACTGCATTCATACGTGACACTGAGGTTGCTTGATGCTAGAGGTAAATCGATGTCATCCGACTTCGTTAATCATTAATGCTTTCCTATACAAAGCATTTGCCCTTAACTTGAGGAAAAACTTCGTGTGTTACAAATGTCCATGCATTTTCTAGTGTTTTAAACACGCTTACCTTTTAATCTTATCTGAACCTTGTTTGCATTTCAACCGATAAAAGTTTTAAAGTCTGTATCATGTGTGATTTATATCGTCCATTTATAGTGAACCtattataggtatatgtataagCTTATCCTGGTTATCTGGAAAATGCATCAGTATGAGGAAAACATGAacctaaaaacattttatgagtcctgcttctaaaaatataattccaaGAATTCCTCTAATTGAGATACTTTTGTGGTTTATGACCTCATAACTTTCATGTCTTTTATTAACTTACagcaaataaaaactttaattagtgGAACAGTaactttttaatgtatttcttaATGATGGAGAAAACATGCTCCACCGACTcctaataaaattgggatagggcaggaggatgatgatgatcattatATCATAGTCATGCCTGTCCTTATAAACCTACAATGGTTGATTAAACCACACCTACAGCCAAGACAATTCATGATAAAAAACAGAAGAATAATCCTAGTGATTCTTGGCTAGATACTGTTATACCAACTGCTCCTACTTCGGTCAATGCCCTGTTACATGAGCTCAGAGCAAAGAATACAAACAGAGAAATGAATGCAACACTCGTTCAACAATTTTATACTCGTACAAGCGAAGTTTCCATCGTATGTTGTGGCAGTAAATTACGATTTTACTCAACAGAAATTCCCAGGAATCTGAGTGTTAGTCACTAAATTCTGGAGATTATTAATAGAGAAATACCGAAAGTAGAAAATAGGACGGAGATTTAGTAGTTTAGGCGTTCCAAAACAAGCTCGCAATACGGGACATGATGGCGTAATCACAATCATGCCACATTCTTATATCTATAACCTTGTTTATTGTTCTACTAAAACATATCCTCGAAATCAAAGTAACGTAAGCCTAACCATTTTGTTTACAGATTACACTGCAAGATGAGGCTATCAAGAACAAAGTTCGAGTCATCATGGTGAACTTTTCTAGAACATCTGTTCCTAGAAATAAGGAGCTTGTCAACAATATTTACTTGGATGTTGATAACATTAAAGGTATGTATGGATTTATAAAGATTAAGTATTCATAACTACTAAGATGGAATGAAGAACGAGAGAAAATAATGAGCCTTGAGGATGTGTCGTAATTCTATagattaataaaatgtataggtactactaatataaatgtaatttatattatgtatgtacgtGTTATAAAGACCAAAACTATGAAATAGCTGGACACAGCATTGCCTTtgcttaaaataaataggtagtttgCGGTAATGATACAATATTTAGAATGCCGTCATTTACAACCTTCCTTATACTTCCAATCATTTATTTAGAGACAGTCACAATATTTTGCGGTTTTGCCCAAATAACCAGAACTGAGTATACCTATTACttcactattatttatttaatcaaataatatCCTGTTTGTTGTAGATCTGAAGGGCAAGAAGTCGGTGTACATGATCACAAACGTGCTGATGGCGAAGACTATCGAATTTAGAGTGACGAGGGAGACATCTTCCAGAATATTCCACCTTGGAACCGCATCACCCCTTGTCTTTGGATTAGAAGAGTTCCTGATTGGTGATGATGGAAAACTTATTGCTAAGGTAAGATCTTTATTATAATGTACTTTTCACTTTGTGATGCCCAAATAATACCACTCTGCTCGGCTCTGTTACCCATTTAAAAAGAACTTCTATTGTCTCTAAAGCTGCTGCATATAATGTACCTAGTTGATGCAGTTATTACGTTCTCACGTCTTTATGTAAAAATTGCTTCTTAATCTTCGTAAAACCCTTGAAAGTGTCATCAAAAcaagctttgtttgttttatgaagTAAACATGAGTTACAAGGTCGATATTTCCGACTACCATAAAGGAACCAGTTCCTTTTAATAAGCCTCGCTTTGAATAATGAGTAGTGAGCGTATTGTTCTTTAAAGTAACTTGACGTGGCTTAAATGCTATTTGCCGTTCATGAGTTCTGTTTACGAGCTAGAAAATTAATCGTGACAACTGTACGCTGTTTAGTTCCTTTAGCTCGTAACTTTACTTTCAAAATACTCGTTTGAACTTTGCATCCGtcgtttttttggttttatctgACGCAGGCATAGCATTAACGAGCTGTTCAAAGAATcaggaaataaaaaatcttcattaCGCCAAAGGTGTACCTttgaaaaactaattttaaataaatgaacgtCTGATTAAGTCATctagtaaacataattattatcctGAAAATGACACGTAATATAATTTTCTCGGCGTATCGCGATCACTTATCAATAATACGTTAATGTGATTACGTGTTCTCATTGTCATGAATGTTCCGGGTGATAACTTGTTGATTTTCCAATGGCTGCACTTGAAACGTTACACGTTTTTTAGAAAGCGTAAAAAATATTCTGGAATTGCCCGAACGTTTCATAATGTCTTTCCGTTACTTATTGAAATTAACACTCTTGTACCTCTGCCAAGATTAACGGTAAAAATGTGACGACAGAATCTTTCGAgtagaaaatattaaatcattTCTTTTTTGTGGACCTTTTTTACAACTAGCACTAGGTAATCGAGTGGTCAGACTACATGTAGGTAGTCTTGTGACTATCATGCACCATGGTTGTGATCTCAAAGCTTGTTACGTTAACGCTACTCGCGACCTCGAGGAAAAAACATCAGTCTTGTTACAAAAATAGTTTGTTGTATTATAATTTCTCACATCATAAGTACCGTGTAGAATATGTACCTAACAGTAACAAGCTCAAAT
The window above is part of the Helicoverpa zea isolate HzStark_Cry1AcR chromosome 21, ilHelZeax1.1, whole genome shotgun sequence genome. Proteins encoded here:
- the LOC124640597 gene encoding uncharacterized protein LOC124640597 isoform X1 encodes the protein MPKKLKVVVKSLYSHEIRKDVSLENLKSLKLEDAWPFIRDEIEIEIGSSQLVCIPHITEADLYKVTSLFVPNEKATNGKMFTPLGELVKNVNKEKSNPEYVQWLEEGDFQEADFKFPHESVKITLQDEAIKNKVRVIMVNFSRTSVPRNKELVNNIYLDVDNIKDLKGKKSVYMITNVLMAKTIEFRVTRETSSRIFHLGTASPLVFGLEEFLIGDDGKLIAKEPVTIKSKSLHWQKVSPCDQLYIPEKPDTACKV
- the LOC124640597 gene encoding uncharacterized protein LOC124640597 isoform X2; the encoded protein is MPKKLKVVVKSLYSHEIRKDVSLENLKSLKLEDAWPFIRDEIEIEIGSSQLVCIPHITEADLYKVTSLFVPNEKATNGKMFTPLGELVKNVNKEKSNPEYVQWLEEGDFQEADFKFPHESVKITLQDEAIKNKVRVIMVNFSRTSVPRNKELVNNIYLDVDNIKDLKGKKSVYMITNVLMAKTIEFRVTRETSSRIFHLGTASPLVFGLEEFLIGDDGKLIAKMSVPIHYSLD